A region of the Flintibacter sp. KGMB00164 genome:
GAGCATTGCTAAGGTCTCCTGTCCTTATTGCGGCCATAGCTACGATATGGATGACCCCAAGTGTCCATACTGTGGGGCGAAGAACACCAGGCTTTAAGGAGAGCTCGACATGACACTGCGGCAAAAACAATGGATGCTCCTGCTTTTCCTGCTGGCCGGTTTGCTCCTTTTGCTCCTGTATCCGGAAATGTGGGGAAAGGTATTAGGGCTGGTGCTGTTTTTTGGAGCGGGCATCCTGCAGCCGATATGGATGCGCTGCCCTTCGTGCGGCATGCATTTAGGAAGATACCCAGGAGACTACTGTAAACTCTGTGGGGCTAAAATCCCCTGGAACGAAAAGAAGAAAAGGATACTTTGATATGGGATTTTTTGATAAACTGAAGAAGATCAATATTTTTGCCAACTTTGGTTCCGAGCTCACCGACGACTTCTATGATGAGCTGGAGGAGTCCCTCATCCTGGCGGATACCGGTATGGATACCACCCTGGAACTGGTGGAGGAGCTGCGGGGCCGGGTGCGGGAGGAGCACATCAAGACCGTGGAAGAGGCCCGGGAGTGCATGTGCCGGGTGATCACCGATGCCATGACTGTGGGCGAGCCCACCTTGAACCTGTCCACCAAGCCCGCCGTGGTACTGTTTATCGGAGTCAACGGCGTGGGCAAGACCACCACCATCGGTAAGATCGGCCATCAGCTCAAGAATGAGCGGAAAAAGGTGCTGCTGTGTGCCGCCGACACCTTCCGTGCCGCCGCCGCTGAGCAGCTGACCATCTGGGCCGAGCGCTCCGGTGTGGAGATCATCAAGCAGCACGAGGGGGCCGACCCCGCCGCCGTGGTCTTTGACGCCGCCTCTGCCGCCAAGGCCAGAAGGGCCGATGTGGTGCTCATCGACACTGCCGGCCGGCTGCACAACAAGCAGAACCTGATGAACGAGCTCAACAAGATCTCCCGCGTCATTGACCGGGAACTGCCCGACTGTGCCCGGGAGACTCTGCTGGTGCTGGACGCCACCACCGGCCAGAACGGCCTCATCCAGGCCAAGCAGTTTAAGGAGGCCGCTGGTATCACCGGCATCGTCCTCACCAAGCTGGACGGCACCGCCAAGGGCGGCATTGCCATCGCCATCGCCAAGGAGCTGGGCGTGCCCGTGAAGTATGCCGGCGTAGGCGAGGGCATCGACGACCTCAAGCCCTTTGATGCCGCCGAGTTTGCCCAGGCACTGATTTGAGTTCCAAGTTGACGGGGAGGTGCAGGGTGTGGAATACTGGAGCGGGAAGACTTTGGACCTTGCTTTGGCCTTTTGTCTGTTCTGCATCCTTCTTAACATCCGCCGGTACGGTCTGCGGAACCTATGGCGCTCTTTGTGCCTGTGGGGAGAGGGAGTGACCCAAAAGCAGCGCCGGGAGAATCTGGCGGGTCTGATCGTTCTACTGCTCCTGGTCTTGATAGGCGTGCTGTTTTGGTTGATCCCGTAGCGCCACGCAGGTCTTAAGGAAAAATTAAAAGGCGTATTCATATCCAGGTAACATTTCTGTCGCCGTTTATGGTAGAATCAAGAAAAACTGAGAGGAAGTCTGAGTAATGTCTCGTATTGATGGAAGAAAAAATGATGAGCTGCGTCCCATCGAGATCATTCCCAATATCAACAAGTTTGCCGAGGGTTCTTGCCTCATTCGCTGCGGCAACACCCACGTGCTGTGCACCGCCAGCGTAGAGGATAAGCCGCCCCGCCATGTCCCTGAGGGAGAGGGCTGGGTCACTGCCGAGTACTCCATGCTGCCCCGGGCCAACCGGGAGCGCTCCCGCCGGGATATCTCCAAGCTGAAGCTGAACGGCCGTTCCGCTGAGATCCAGCGGCTCATTGGGCGCTCTCTGCGCTCTGTGGTGGACCGCAAGAAGCTGGGCCCCTGGAATATTACCATTGACTGCGACGTGCTCCAGGGAGACGGCGGCACCCGTACCGCCTCCATCACCGGCGGTTTTGTAGCCATGATGCTGGCCTTCCAGAAGATGATGGAGAAGGGCCAGCTCAGCGAGTACCCCATCAGCGGCTATGTGGCTGCTGTGTCTGCCGGCGTGGTAAATGACGTGCCCATGCTGGACCTGTGCTATGAGGAGGACTCCAGCGCCATGGTGGACCTCAACTGCGTCATGGACGACCAGGGCCGCCTCATTGAGATCCAGGGTACCGGCGAGGGCCGCCCCTTCACCCTGGAGGAGCAGCAGAAGCTGGTGGAGCTGTGTGCCAAGGGCATTCAGGAACTCCAGGCCGCCCAGAAGAAAGCGCTGGGCTAAACACGGAGGGGAGAAGGATGGCACATTTGTTTGAGACCATCATGCTGGTCTGCTTTGGCGTATCCTGGCCCTTCAACATTTATAAATCCCTGCGTTCCCGCACCGCCAAGGGAAAGAGTCTGCAGTTTGAGATCCTGGTGGTGATCGGCTATCTGTTTGGCCTGGCGGGAAAGTTTATTGCCAACGACGTGACTTATGTGGTGGCGGTGTATATCCTGGACCTGGTCATGGTGAGTACCGATATCGTGCTTACCTGCCGGAACATGAAGCTGGACCGCCTGGCAGAGAAAGAAAGGACGCTGGTATCATGAAACTGGTACTTGCCAGTAAAAATCAGAAAAAGCTCAAAGAGATGAACGAGATTCTCTCCCAGCTGGGGATTGAAGTCTGCTCTGAGGCGGACGCTGGGGTGGACGTCGAGGTAGAGGAGACCGGAACCACCTTTGAAGAGAACTCCATGCTCAAGGCAAAGGCAGTGATGGAGGCCTCCGGTATGCCCGCCATTGCCGACGATTCAGGGCTGTGTGTGGACGCGCTGAACGGCGCGCCGGGCGTGTACTCCGCCCGCTACGGCGGAGAGGGCCTGGACGATACCGGGCGTTACCGCCTGCTGCTGGAGAATATGCGGGGACAGACGCCCAGAACTGCCAAGTTCGTCTCGGTTATCACCTGCTGCTTCCCCAATGGGGATGTGTTGACCGCCCGGGGCGAGTGTCCTGGAACCATTGCCTTTGCTCCTATGGGAGAGGGCGGCTTTGGCTATGACCCGGTGTTCTTTGTGCCCGGTCTGAAGAAGACCTTTGCCCAGCTTACCCCTGAGGAGAAGAACGCAATCTCCCACCGGGGCAAAGCCCTGGAGGACTTCCAGAAAAAGCTGGAAGAATATTTGAAAAAAAAGTAACTTTAGAGAGGAATCAAACGTCTATGGAATTGTCAAGCAAACAGCGCGCCCAGCTGCGTGGACTGGCCAACAGCATCGATACCATCCTCATTGTGGGGAAAGACGGAATCGGGGATAATCTGGTCAAGCAGGCAAACGACGCCCTGGAGGCCCGGGAGATCATTAAGGGCCGGGTGCTGGAAAACTCCCTCATGTCTGCCCGGGAGGCGGCGGAGGCTCTGGCTCCCCTGACCCGGAGCGAAGTGGTCCAGGTAATCGGAACAAAATTTGTGCTGTATCGTCCAAGTCATCGCAAGGACAAAAAGGATAAGATCGTCCTGGTGGAGGACAAGAAAAAGCGCGGCGTATAACAGAATAGAGGTTCATCCCTGAAAATGGTGGAGAAAGGTGGCGTCTCACAGTGAAGATCGGTATTTACGGAGGAACCTTTAATCCCCCACATCTGGGGCATCTGGCGGCGGCCCGCACGGCAATGGACGCACTGAAGCTGGACAAGCTGCTTTTGATGCCGGCGGCGATTCCACCACATAAGGTATTGCCTGCCGACAGTCCCAGCAAGGAACATCGTCTGGCTATGGTGGAGATCATGGCAGATTCCATGAACCTGCCCGGCCGGGTGGAAGTCTCATCCCTGGAGATGGACCGGGAGGGGAAAAGCTACACCTCTGATACTCTGGAGGCCATCCACAAGCAGTATCCCGATGCGGAGCTGTGGCTGCTTATGGGGACCGATATGTTTCTGACCCTCCATCACTGGCATGACCCGGGCACGATCACCCGTTTGGC
Encoded here:
- the ftsY gene encoding signal recognition particle-docking protein FtsY, with the translated sequence MGFFDKLKKINIFANFGSELTDDFYDELEESLILADTGMDTTLELVEELRGRVREEHIKTVEEARECMCRVITDAMTVGEPTLNLSTKPAVVLFIGVNGVGKTTTIGKIGHQLKNERKKVLLCAADTFRAAAAEQLTIWAERSGVEIIKQHEGADPAAVVFDAASAAKARRADVVLIDTAGRLHNKQNLMNELNKISRVIDRELPDCARETLLVLDATTGQNGLIQAKQFKEAAGITGIVLTKLDGTAKGGIAIAIAKELGVPVKYAGVGEGIDDLKPFDAAEFAQALI
- the rph gene encoding ribonuclease PH yields the protein MSRIDGRKNDELRPIEIIPNINKFAEGSCLIRCGNTHVLCTASVEDKPPRHVPEGEGWVTAEYSMLPRANRERSRRDISKLKLNGRSAEIQRLIGRSLRSVVDRKKLGPWNITIDCDVLQGDGGTRTASITGGFVAMMLAFQKMMEKGQLSEYPISGYVAAVSAGVVNDVPMLDLCYEEDSSAMVDLNCVMDDQGRLIEIQGTGEGRPFTLEEQQKLVELCAKGIQELQAAQKKALG
- a CDS encoding XTP/dITP diphosphatase, with the translated sequence MKLVLASKNQKKLKEMNEILSQLGIEVCSEADAGVDVEVEETGTTFEENSMLKAKAVMEASGMPAIADDSGLCVDALNGAPGVYSARYGGEGLDDTGRYRLLLENMRGQTPRTAKFVSVITCCFPNGDVLTARGECPGTIAFAPMGEGGFGYDPVFFVPGLKKTFAQLTPEEKNAISHRGKALEDFQKKLEEYLKKK
- a CDS encoding YhbY family RNA-binding protein gives rise to the protein MELSSKQRAQLRGLANSIDTILIVGKDGIGDNLVKQANDALEAREIIKGRVLENSLMSAREAAEALAPLTRSEVVQVIGTKFVLYRPSHRKDKKDKIVLVEDKKKRGV